In one Bacillus thuringiensis genomic region, the following are encoded:
- the spoIIAB gene encoding anti-sigma F factor, whose product MRNEMNLQFSALSQNESFARVTVAAFIAQLDPTMEELTEIKTVVSEAVTNAIIHGYEGNAEGIVYISVILEEAMVKLTIRDEGIGIFNLDEARQPLFTTKPELERSGMGFTIMENFMDEVEVISNESFGTTIHLTKYLSNSNALCN is encoded by the coding sequence ATGAGAAATGAAATGAACCTTCAATTTTCAGCATTAAGTCAAAATGAATCGTTCGCTCGCGTTACAGTGGCGGCTTTCATTGCACAACTAGATCCAACGATGGAAGAATTAACGGAGATTAAAACAGTTGTGTCAGAAGCGGTTACAAATGCAATTATTCATGGATACGAAGGAAATGCAGAAGGTATTGTTTATATTTCTGTAATTTTGGAAGAAGCAATGGTGAAACTCACGATTCGAGATGAAGGGATTGGAATCTTTAACTTAGATGAAGCGAGACAACCCCTTTTTACAACTAAACCTGAATTAGAGCGTTCCGGAATGGGATTTACTATCATGGAAAATTTTATGGATGAAGTAGAAGTTATTTCAAACGAATCTTTCGGGACAACAATCCATTTGACAAAATACTTATCAAATAGTAACGCTCTATGCAATTAA
- the spoIIAA gene encoding anti-sigma F factor antagonist: protein MSLSMQLEVKRDVLCVRLEGELDHHTAEELRTKVTDMIETHGVHHIVLSLENLSFMDSSGLGVILGRYKHVKGLGGEMVVCAISPPVKRLFEMSGLFKIVRLEESEAHALATLGVA from the coding sequence GTGAGTCTTTCCATGCAATTAGAAGTGAAACGTGACGTCCTATGTGTGAGACTAGAGGGTGAATTAGATCATCATACGGCTGAAGAGTTGCGAACGAAAGTAACAGATATGATTGAGACACATGGTGTTCATCATATTGTTTTGAGCCTAGAGAACTTATCGTTTATGGATAGTTCTGGTCTAGGTGTTATATTAGGCCGATATAAACACGTAAAGGGATTAGGTGGAGAAATGGTTGTTTGTGCAATTTCACCGCCTGTTAAGCGTTTATTTGAAATGTCGGGCTTATTCAAAATCGTTCGCTTAGAAGAAAGTGAAGCGCACGCGCTCGCGACGTTGGGGGTGGCATAG
- the dacF gene encoding serine-type D-Ala-D-Ala carboxypeptidase DacF yields the protein MKRVFGILVCFMLLLSGTSVSFAQSEKTKQEKTEETTPKLAEQASSAIVIEQDTGKVLFDKNPNEKLPPASMTKIMTMLLIMEQVEKGKLKLTDKVRASEHAASMGGSQIFLEPGEEMTLNEMLKGIAIASGNDASVAVAEHIAGSEEGFVNMMNKKAKDLGLKNTHFQNPTGLPAKDHYSTANDMAIMARELMKYPLIRKYTGKYEDYLREDTDKKFWLVNTNKLVRFYPGVDGVKTGFTTEAKYCLTASAQKNGMRVISVVMGAPTSKERNNQVTKLLDYAFGQYTTKKLYTRGEKIKTVQVGKGKKEKVDLVASDNVSLLMKKGENMDKVKQEVIAEKKVKAPIKKGDALGTLVIKKDKDVLLKQTIVAKEDVAAASWWELFKRSFGMFSTSK from the coding sequence ATGAAGCGAGTTTTTGGAATACTTGTTTGTTTCATGTTATTGCTTTCTGGAACTTCAGTGAGTTTCGCACAATCTGAGAAAACGAAGCAGGAGAAAACAGAAGAAACAACACCGAAGTTAGCGGAACAAGCGTCGTCAGCAATCGTAATTGAGCAAGATACAGGTAAAGTTTTATTTGATAAAAACCCAAATGAAAAATTACCACCTGCTAGTATGACAAAGATTATGACAATGCTTTTAATTATGGAACAAGTTGAAAAAGGAAAACTAAAACTGACCGATAAAGTTAGAGCGAGCGAACATGCAGCTTCAATGGGTGGATCGCAAATCTTTTTAGAACCTGGGGAAGAGATGACTCTAAATGAGATGTTAAAGGGTATTGCAATTGCATCTGGAAATGACGCATCTGTTGCAGTAGCCGAGCATATCGCAGGTTCAGAAGAAGGATTTGTAAATATGATGAACAAAAAGGCGAAAGATCTAGGGCTGAAAAATACACATTTTCAAAACCCGACAGGTCTTCCGGCTAAAGACCATTATTCCACAGCAAATGATATGGCTATAATGGCGAGAGAATTGATGAAGTATCCACTTATTCGTAAATACACAGGTAAGTACGAAGATTATTTACGTGAAGATACGGATAAAAAGTTTTGGCTCGTTAATACGAATAAGCTAGTACGTTTTTATCCTGGCGTAGATGGAGTAAAAACAGGTTTTACGACAGAAGCGAAATATTGTTTAACAGCATCGGCTCAAAAAAATGGCATGCGTGTCATTTCAGTTGTCATGGGAGCACCAACATCAAAAGAACGGAACAACCAAGTGACGAAGCTTCTTGACTATGCATTTGGACAATATACGACAAAGAAATTGTATACGCGCGGCGAAAAAATTAAGACAGTTCAAGTAGGGAAAGGGAAAAAAGAAAAAGTAGATTTAGTTGCATCAGATAATGTTTCTCTTCTTATGAAGAAGGGCGAGAATATGGACAAGGTAAAACAAGAAGTAATTGCTGAAAAGAAAGTAAAAGCACCGATTAAAAAAGGTGACGCGCTTGGTACACTTGTTATTAAAAAAGATAAAGATGTTTTATTAAAACAAACAATTGTAGCAAAAGAAGATGTTGCTGCAGCGAGCTGGTGGGAGCTATTTAAAAGAAGTTTTGGGATGTTTTCAACATCAAAATAG
- a CDS encoding GntR family transcriptional regulator encodes MHIQLDPRSNTPIWEQIVQNIKELVLKNMLAPSDKLPSVRELASLLVINPNTVSKAYQELERQGIIETLRGKGTFVSQSITPTLDERKIAMVEKQFHQLLLEASYLGVTKDKIHDWIDSYYKEIGGNADVESDKLEENN; translated from the coding sequence TTGCATATTCAACTTGATCCAAGAAGCAACACTCCGATATGGGAACAAATTGTTCAAAATATAAAAGAACTCGTATTGAAAAACATGTTGGCTCCAAGTGATAAACTTCCTTCTGTACGCGAACTCGCTTCTTTACTCGTTATAAATCCAAATACAGTGAGTAAAGCGTATCAAGAGTTAGAGCGACAAGGAATTATTGAAACGTTACGAGGAAAAGGAACATTTGTATCTCAATCGATTACCCCAACATTAGACGAAAGGAAAATCGCTATGGTTGAAAAGCAATTTCATCAATTACTATTAGAAGCCTCTTATCTTGGTGTTACGAAAGATAAAATTCATGATTGGATAGATTCATACTATAAAGAGATTGGAGGGAATGCGGATGTTGAAAGTGACAAACTTGAAGAAAACAATTGA
- a CDS encoding ABC transporter ATP-binding protein, giving the protein MLKVTNLKKTIDNQTILDDVSFTLQRGSIIGLLGRNGAGKTTLLRTMVGILDPDEGTVTYEDTNIHQFPEIKQKIVYVPDSTNILNGYTIKEIVKFYKEVYTAFNEAYFYELLERFNLPNKRIRSYSKGMKALLAIILAVAAQAEYIILDEPTNGLDPIVKRQILQFLVGEVAEKEITISISTHHLDEVEQIADTIIMLKGHTVSSITSLDDAKSQFAKIQVAYERSLPQKLENLSNIKILNQTGKVYTILIEGNVATTLEKFYKEQPILIEELTMSLEDVFVTTLEEDGYVS; this is encoded by the coding sequence ATGTTGAAAGTGACAAACTTGAAGAAAACAATTGATAATCAAACAATTTTAGACGATGTTTCTTTCACATTGCAAAGAGGGAGTATCATCGGATTACTCGGAAGAAACGGCGCGGGAAAAACAACTTTATTGCGAACGATGGTCGGTATTTTAGACCCAGACGAGGGAACTGTTACATATGAAGATACAAACATTCATCAGTTTCCTGAAATAAAGCAAAAAATTGTATATGTTCCTGATTCTACTAATATACTGAACGGCTATACGATAAAAGAAATCGTAAAGTTTTATAAAGAAGTTTATACCGCATTTAATGAAGCATATTTCTATGAACTGTTAGAACGTTTTAACTTACCAAACAAACGAATTCGTAGTTATTCAAAAGGAATGAAAGCACTGCTTGCCATCATTTTAGCTGTTGCTGCACAGGCAGAATATATTATTTTAGATGAACCAACAAACGGGCTGGATCCTATCGTTAAAAGACAGATTTTACAGTTTCTCGTTGGAGAAGTTGCAGAAAAAGAAATTACCATTTCCATCTCCACTCACCATTTAGATGAAGTAGAACAAATTGCAGATACAATTATTATGTTAAAAGGACATACCGTATCTTCTATTACATCATTAGACGATGCAAAATCACAATTTGCTAAAATCCAAGTAGCCTATGAACGCTCATTACCTCAAAAACTAGAAAACTTAAGCAATATTAAAATATTAAACCAAACGGGAAAAGTATATACAATCTTAATTGAGGGAAATGTAGCTACAACACTGGAGAAGTTTTATAAAGAGCAACCTATACTCATTGAAGAATTAACAATGTCACTTGAAGATGTCTTCGTTACGACACTGGAGGAGGATGGGTATGTTTCATAA
- a CDS encoding ABC transporter permease, with translation MFHKALWMWNWKRGKYAALLFLFSSLYFLSFEYYQAAETQQSLFLHPEKIGEEKFYYHYSFYSSNSFWLGIITIILSCILIGWERSNQNGDSLMTFPFKRRDMFLSKWVFGGFFIVLSFLINWGLMYFIYKSTIHFEYQSFEPFHRYFLYAIFTYIAIYTVSLCIGTFTGSIISQSIFSITFCIMGMGIFSLLLLFFTAHAEAIQGNKSYTNFENIYKFNKKTNISSAILDFSISYNYHPTVQSDEDHGKVIQRGPTFHSYYSAKIILVPIFYTIFSLLIGMFLYARSPNEHNKKIFLFPKYNSLWMWGTTFYFALIGGQMLKRFDLLFSYYVGFFLFGIVTYFILSRLTNYKVF, from the coding sequence ATGTTTCATAAGGCGTTGTGGATGTGGAATTGGAAGCGCGGGAAATATGCTGCGTTACTTTTTCTCTTCAGTTCACTTTATTTTTTATCTTTCGAATACTATCAAGCAGCAGAAACTCAACAGTCTCTCTTTCTCCATCCAGAAAAAATAGGTGAAGAAAAGTTCTACTATCATTATTCTTTTTATTCTTCTAATAGCTTTTGGTTAGGTATTATTACAATTATCCTATCCTGTATATTAATTGGCTGGGAGCGAAGTAATCAAAATGGAGATTCACTTATGACATTTCCATTTAAAAGACGTGATATGTTCTTATCGAAATGGGTTTTCGGTGGATTTTTCATTGTACTATCATTTCTAATCAATTGGGGTCTTATGTATTTTATTTATAAATCTACGATTCACTTTGAATATCAATCTTTCGAACCGTTTCATCGATATTTCCTGTATGCAATTTTCACATATATCGCTATCTATACTGTCTCTTTATGTATAGGTACATTTACTGGTAGTATTATTTCACAAAGCATCTTCAGCATTACTTTTTGCATAATGGGAATGGGAATCTTTTCACTCTTACTCCTTTTCTTTACAGCTCACGCTGAGGCAATACAGGGGAATAAAAGTTATACGAATTTCGAAAACATTTATAAATTCAATAAAAAGACCAACATTTCAAGCGCTATATTAGACTTTTCAATTAGTTATAATTACCACCCTACTGTCCAATCAGATGAAGATCATGGAAAAGTAATACAAAGGGGACCTACTTTTCATAGTTATTACTCTGCAAAAATAATACTTGTTCCTATCTTCTATACAATTTTCAGTTTACTTATCGGGATGTTTCTCTATGCAAGATCACCTAATGAACATAATAAGAAAATTTTCCTTTTTCCAAAATACAACTCACTCTGGATGTGGGGTACTACCTTTTATTTTGCATTAATAGGTGGGCAAATGTTAAAACGTTTTGATTTATTATTTAGTTACTATGTTGGATTCTTTTTATTTGGAATCGTCACTTATTTTATATTATCACGTCTTACAAACTATAAAGTTTTTTAA
- a CDS encoding acetoin ABC transporter permease, translating to MFQKALWVHTYKQSKYTVWLFWLVSFYVLSYKYYLAAAEQLKHLHEHNEWKYIYRYNYHLSLPDAIIVQGGLLIILACILIGWERQNQSSDILWSMPFKRKHLFMTKWLFGVCNIVAIVILNWGLFAIMKKTTFHNKYQIFSPFHTYFLYMFIILIAIYTLALCIGTIAGNMISQGFFSVAILGFPFILPTLIAGAISIHTVGLTSNHTVYTEDNIDRYGSVIEKMSILAPVRGFTINFNYDPQRAYTDQQGVRHDEPNFTYIPSATKLTGPIANILILFPLGMYLYTRSPNEQNGNFLLYPKLKTLCMICCVIFIGMFGGMAAGGSDSILNYYIGFIGTSTIVYLLLSRLLKFSWRVK from the coding sequence ATGTTTCAAAAAGCATTATGGGTGCATACCTATAAACAAAGTAAATATACTGTTTGGCTATTTTGGTTAGTAAGTTTTTATGTACTATCATATAAATACTATTTAGCAGCTGCCGAGCAACTAAAACATTTACATGAACATAATGAATGGAAATATATATACCGGTACAATTATCACCTTTCACTTCCCGATGCTATCATAGTTCAAGGAGGACTCCTTATTATATTAGCCTGCATTCTTATTGGATGGGAGCGTCAAAATCAATCAAGTGACATTTTATGGTCTATGCCATTTAAACGGAAACATCTCTTCATGACAAAATGGCTTTTTGGTGTGTGTAATATTGTAGCTATCGTTATATTGAATTGGGGACTTTTTGCTATTATGAAAAAGACTACTTTTCATAATAAGTATCAAATATTTTCACCATTTCATACCTATTTCTTATACATGTTTATCATCTTAATTGCTATATACACACTTGCATTATGCATAGGAACCATTGCTGGTAATATGATTTCACAAGGATTCTTCAGTGTTGCTATACTTGGATTCCCTTTTATTTTGCCGACTCTAATTGCCGGAGCTATTTCTATTCATACGGTTGGACTTACTTCCAATCATACCGTCTATACGGAGGATAATATAGATCGTTACGGTTCAGTAATAGAAAAAATGAGTATTTTAGCGCCCGTTCGCGGATTCACTATTAATTTTAATTACGATCCTCAACGTGCTTATACTGATCAACAAGGCGTACGTCATGATGAACCTAATTTTACGTATATTCCTTCAGCAACAAAACTTACCGGTCCAATTGCAAATATACTTATTCTATTCCCTTTAGGAATGTACTTATATACAAGATCACCTAATGAACAAAACGGAAACTTCCTATTATATCCGAAGCTTAAAACACTATGTATGATATGTTGTGTAATCTTTATTGGAATGTTTGGAGGAATGGCAGCGGGCGGAAGTGATTCTATCTTAAATTATTATATTGGTTTTATAGGGACCAGTACGATAGTCTACCTACTATTATCTCGCTTATTAAAATTTTCTTGGCGTGTGAAATAA
- a CDS encoding MarR family winged helix-turn-helix transcriptional regulator, with protein sequence MNEKRETLILDLSASFRKMIRLLQNDINTRFAEHMPYNEFSVLRALFLKSPQMASQIASEVNVTSSHITAVTDRLVRKGLVERKRSNSDRRIVYLEITEHGREVTEKLEAVRKEYYKERFKGWSDQEIEMVLELFGRVL encoded by the coding sequence TTGAACGAAAAAAGAGAAACGCTGATTTTAGATTTATCTGCATCATTTCGAAAAATGATACGTTTATTACAAAATGATATTAATACACGTTTTGCAGAACATATGCCATATAATGAATTTTCTGTATTACGTGCGTTATTTTTAAAGAGTCCACAGATGGCTTCGCAAATTGCGAGTGAAGTAAACGTAACCTCCAGTCATATTACAGCTGTTACAGATCGTCTCGTACGAAAAGGATTAGTAGAAAGAAAACGTTCTAATTCAGATCGTCGAATCGTGTACTTAGAAATTACAGAGCACGGAAGAGAAGTAACTGAAAAACTTGAAGCTGTGCGTAAAGAATATTATAAAGAGAGATTTAAAGGTTGGAGCGACCAAGAAATAGAAATGGTCTTAGAACTATTTGGCCGCGTATTATAA
- a CDS encoding SIMPL domain-containing protein codes for MQGGMNPYLHNVRTANTGKEATITVQGEGIVKAKPNVVILTLGIRTDDKNVKQAQEENAVQSKQLLDALKQLGIADKDIETISYTITPQYEYVNDKALLQGYRVEHLYEITVLNVQKAGEVYDIAVSNGANVAKGLRFRVSHPNKYYEQALIQALHQAVEKARAIASTYNLNINPVPLSFVEESAQLPREVTSYATLHAQAAPPIQSGELEIISSIRAIFTYL; via the coding sequence ATGCAGGGTGGAATGAATCCTTATTTACACAACGTACGCACTGCTAATACTGGTAAAGAAGCTACTATTACTGTACAAGGCGAAGGCATTGTCAAAGCAAAACCGAATGTTGTTATATTAACGCTTGGCATTCGAACAGATGATAAAAATGTAAAACAGGCTCAAGAAGAAAATGCAGTGCAATCCAAACAATTGCTGGATGCACTTAAACAGCTTGGTATTGCCGATAAAGATATAGAAACGATTTCTTATACGATCACTCCTCAATACGAATATGTAAATGATAAAGCATTGCTACAAGGATACCGCGTGGAGCATTTGTATGAAATTACCGTTTTAAATGTACAAAAAGCTGGGGAAGTATATGATATAGCCGTTTCAAATGGCGCAAATGTAGCAAAAGGTTTACGTTTCCGAGTATCTCATCCAAATAAATATTATGAGCAAGCTCTCATTCAAGCTCTGCACCAAGCAGTAGAAAAAGCTCGTGCTATTGCGAGTACATATAATTTAAATATTAATCCTGTTCCCCTCTCATTCGTTGAAGAATCTGCCCAATTACCAAGGGAGGTTACGTCTTATGCTACTTTACATGCACAAGCAGCCCCGCCCATTCAATCGGGTGAATTAGAAATCATTTCATCCATACGGGCTATTTTTACGTATTTATAA
- a CDS encoding NCS2 family permease has translation MKGILERTFKLGLHETSPKQEVLAGVTSFFTIVYIMIVNASILSDAGIPLEAGILATVFSSFVGCLLMAFWANAPAILVPGMGVNAFFTYTAVHTLGLTWQEALAAVFISGIIFAIAAFTPIARVLSVSIPKSLKEAITVGIGLFLAFIGLQKGGLVVSNPNTAVAMGKLSNPVVLATLLTLIIALVLFIRNVRGNFLWTIAIGTGIAWLFGLVDTSQVGNSSFSFANYGDVFGAMSFEKLSSLPFWIATFSLSMVLIFENMGLLHGLLEDDRKFPRAYQANAISAMTCGLFGTSPTVSTVESAAGITAGGKTGLTSIVTGLLFFASLFALPFVKLIPDSAIAPILIIIGGLMITSIQQIPLNDFSEGFPAFLIIVMIPLTYSIADGIAFGFIAYPILKVALGKRKEVAPSMYIITCLFLAMFVLHAIG, from the coding sequence ATGAAAGGAATACTTGAAAGAACATTTAAATTAGGTTTACACGAAACATCACCAAAACAAGAAGTTTTAGCTGGAGTTACGTCATTTTTCACAATCGTATATATTATGATTGTAAATGCGTCAATCTTATCAGATGCTGGCATTCCTCTTGAAGCTGGAATTTTAGCAACTGTTTTTAGTTCATTTGTCGGATGTCTACTCATGGCATTTTGGGCAAATGCACCTGCTATTCTTGTCCCGGGTATGGGTGTAAATGCATTCTTTACGTACACAGCTGTGCATACGCTTGGACTAACTTGGCAAGAAGCTTTGGCTGCTGTCTTTATCTCTGGTATTATTTTTGCAATTGCCGCTTTTACACCAATCGCTCGCGTGCTATCAGTATCAATTCCAAAGTCATTAAAGGAAGCGATTACTGTCGGCATCGGATTATTTTTAGCGTTTATCGGATTGCAAAAAGGTGGTTTAGTCGTTTCGAACCCAAATACTGCTGTGGCAATGGGGAAATTAAGTAATCCTGTCGTTCTTGCGACATTACTTACTCTTATCATTGCACTTGTATTATTTATTCGCAACGTACGTGGAAACTTTTTATGGACGATTGCAATAGGAACTGGTATCGCATGGCTATTTGGTCTTGTGGATACGAGTCAAGTGGGAAATAGTTCATTCTCATTCGCTAATTACGGTGATGTGTTTGGAGCTATGTCATTTGAGAAACTTTCCTCCTTACCATTTTGGATTGCAACATTCTCTTTAAGCATGGTGCTTATTTTTGAGAATATGGGACTTCTGCACGGTTTATTAGAAGATGATCGTAAATTCCCACGTGCTTACCAAGCCAATGCAATTTCAGCAATGACATGTGGTCTATTTGGCACAAGTCCTACCGTTTCAACAGTAGAAAGTGCCGCAGGTATTACTGCAGGTGGTAAGACAGGTCTGACGTCTATCGTTACTGGGTTGCTATTCTTTGCATCACTGTTTGCTCTTCCATTTGTCAAATTAATTCCTGATAGTGCCATTGCACCAATCTTAATTATTATTGGCGGTCTAATGATTACAAGCATTCAACAAATTCCTCTGAATGACTTTTCAGAAGGATTTCCAGCATTCTTAATTATCGTTATGATCCCGCTCACATATAGTATCGCTGATGGCATTGCGTTCGGATTTATTGCTTACCCTATCTTAAAAGTTGCTCTTGGAAAGCGTAAAGAAGTCGCACCATCTATGTATATCATTACATGCTTATTCTTAGCTATGTTTGTATTACATGCTATTGGTTAA
- the corA gene encoding magnesium/cobalt transporter CorA, translating into MGEIMIRICAVTKTDEVLYDVSLEETKKDHIVWYWLDLYKPTKEEYTYILQDHFKFHPLAIEDCIEYVQRPKVDFYDGYNFLVLHAFGEDGLEPHEIDLFISDRYIVSFHFSHNNAIERVWKTLGEKKRIKNSPLHVAHTIIDQIVDDYFAPVYYIEDHLNAIDDNLTGETAGSVLEEVFDIRADLSKLRRTIIPMRDLLYRILNSTRFYGISDHEIYFKDIHDHLLKLTEMIEASRELTADIRDSYFSLNSHHMNNIMKTLTVFSTIFMPLTFIAGVYGMNFTHMPELGGQYSYFICLLIMALIGGGMMAWFYKKGWFK; encoded by the coding sequence ATGGGTGAAATTATGATTAGAATTTGTGCAGTAACAAAAACAGATGAAGTATTATATGATGTTTCTCTAGAAGAAACAAAGAAAGACCATATTGTATGGTATTGGCTAGATTTATATAAGCCAACGAAAGAAGAGTATACATATATTCTGCAAGACCATTTTAAGTTCCATCCCCTTGCAATTGAAGACTGTATAGAATATGTACAGAGGCCAAAAGTTGATTTTTATGATGGATATAACTTTTTAGTTCTTCATGCATTTGGGGAAGATGGACTAGAACCGCACGAAATCGATTTATTTATTAGTGATCGTTATATTGTTTCTTTCCACTTTTCTCATAACAATGCAATCGAAAGAGTATGGAAAACACTTGGAGAAAAGAAGCGTATTAAAAATAGTCCTTTACACGTAGCTCATACAATTATCGACCAAATTGTAGATGACTATTTTGCGCCTGTATATTACATTGAGGATCATTTAAATGCAATTGATGATAATTTAACGGGGGAGACAGCAGGAAGTGTATTAGAAGAGGTATTTGATATACGTGCAGATTTATCAAAGCTAAGGCGTACAATCATTCCGATGCGTGATTTATTATATCGTATTTTAAATTCGACTCGTTTTTACGGTATAAGCGATCATGAAATTTACTTTAAAGATATACATGATCATTTGCTTAAACTAACAGAAATGATTGAGGCAAGCCGAGAGTTAACAGCAGATATTCGGGATAGTTATTTTTCATTAAACTCACATCATATGAATAACATTATGAAAACATTAACTGTATTCTCGACTATTTTCATGCCATTAACATTTATTGCGGGAGTATATGGAATGAACTTTACGCATATGCCAGAGCTTGGTGGACAATATAGTTATTTTATTTGTCTACTTATCATGGCACTAATTGGCGGGGGAATGATGGCCTGGTTTTATAAAAAAGGATGGTTTAAGTAA
- a CDS encoding pyrimidine-nucleoside phosphorylase: protein MRMVDLIAKKRDGHALTTEEINFIVEGYTNGNIPDYQVSSLAMAIFFQDMNDQERADLTMAMVNSGDTIDLSAIEGVKVDKHSTGGVGDTTTLVLGPLVAALDVPVAKMSGRGLGHTGGTIDKLEAVPGFHVEIENDEFMRLVNENKIAVIGQSGNLTPADKKLYALRDVTATVNSIPLIASSIMSKKIAAGADAIVLDVKTGAGAFMKTDEDAKRLAEAMVRIGNNVGRNTMAVISDMSQPLGEAIGNALEVQEAIDTLQGKGPKDLEELCLTLGSQMVYLAGQASSLEDAREKLIEVMNNGKALESFKTFLSAQGGDASVVDDPSKLPQAQFKIEVEAKEDGYVSEIVADEIGTAAMLLGAGRATKESEIDLAVGLMLRKKVGDSVKQGESLVTIYANRENVEDVKAKIYENMKISKEHVDAPTLVHGIVTK, encoded by the coding sequence ATGAGAATGGTGGACCTAATTGCAAAAAAACGTGACGGACATGCATTAACGACAGAAGAAATTAACTTTATTGTTGAAGGATATACGAATGGTAATATTCCTGATTATCAAGTAAGTTCACTTGCAATGGCAATTTTCTTCCAAGATATGAACGATCAAGAGCGTGCGGATTTAACGATGGCAATGGTAAATAGCGGTGATACAATCGACTTATCAGCTATTGAAGGTGTAAAAGTAGATAAGCATTCAACAGGTGGTGTTGGTGATACAACGACACTTGTATTAGGTCCATTAGTAGCTGCTTTAGATGTACCAGTAGCGAAAATGTCTGGACGCGGCTTAGGACATACTGGTGGTACAATTGATAAATTAGAAGCAGTTCCAGGATTCCATGTGGAAATTGAAAACGATGAATTCATGCGTCTTGTAAATGAAAATAAAATCGCTGTTATCGGCCAAAGTGGTAACTTAACACCTGCTGATAAAAAGCTATATGCACTTCGTGATGTAACAGCAACAGTAAACTCAATTCCGCTTATTGCAAGTTCGATTATGAGTAAAAAAATTGCTGCTGGTGCAGATGCAATTGTTCTTGATGTAAAAACTGGGGCAGGTGCATTTATGAAAACGGATGAAGATGCAAAACGTTTAGCAGAAGCAATGGTACGCATCGGTAATAACGTTGGTCGTAATACGATGGCAGTTATTTCTGATATGAGTCAACCACTCGGTGAAGCTATCGGTAACGCATTAGAAGTTCAAGAAGCAATTGATACATTACAAGGTAAAGGGCCGAAAGATTTAGAAGAGCTATGTTTAACACTTGGAAGTCAAATGGTGTACCTTGCTGGACAAGCTTCATCTTTAGAAGATGCACGTGAAAAGCTAATTGAAGTAATGAACAACGGAAAAGCACTAGAATCATTTAAAACGTTCTTATCAGCGCAAGGCGGCGACGCATCTGTTGTTGATGACCCTTCTAAATTGCCACAAGCACAATTTAAAATTGAAGTGGAAGCGAAAGAAGACGGATATGTATCAGAAATCGTTGCAGACGAAATCGGAACAGCAGCAATGCTTTTAGGAGCAGGACGTGCAACGAAAGAGTCTGAAATTGATTTAGCAGTTGGTCTAATGCTGCGCAAAAAAGTAGGCGATAGCGTGAAGCAAGGTGAATCTCTTGTTACAATTTACGCAAACCGCGAAAATGTTGAAGATGTAAAAGCGAAAATTTATGAGAACATGAAGATCTCTAAAGAACACGTAGATGCACCAACTTTAGTACACGGTATCGTAACGAAGTAA